From a single Methylosinus sp. H3A genomic region:
- the plsY gene encoding glycerol-3-phosphate 1-O-acyltransferase PlsY, translating into MTFFSLSELGALAVGYLLGSIPFGLLLTRLAGTTDIRSIGSGNIGATNVLRTGRKDLAAATLLLDALKGVAAAIIGAQISSDGAVIAAAAAFVGHIAPIWLRFRGGKGVATFLGALFGLSWPAGLAFAAVWLSTAALFRYSSLSALAASLAAPLVLAANGHGREAFVFAAMAALLWWKHRDNIRRLLAGNESRIGQKA; encoded by the coding sequence TTGACGTTTTTTTCTCTTTCAGAGCTCGGCGCGCTGGCGGTCGGCTATCTTCTCGGGTCAATTCCCTTCGGCCTGCTGCTGACGCGGCTCGCGGGGACGACCGACATTCGCTCGATCGGCTCGGGCAATATCGGCGCGACCAATGTCCTGCGCACCGGGCGCAAGGATCTCGCCGCGGCGACGCTGCTGCTCGACGCGCTCAAAGGCGTCGCCGCAGCGATCATCGGCGCGCAGATTTCGTCCGACGGCGCCGTCATCGCTGCTGCGGCGGCCTTCGTCGGCCATATCGCTCCCATCTGGCTGCGTTTTCGCGGCGGCAAGGGCGTCGCGACCTTTCTCGGCGCATTGTTCGGGCTGAGCTGGCCGGCGGGCCTCGCCTTCGCCGCCGTGTGGCTGTCGACCGCCGCTCTGTTCCGCTATTCCTCGCTCTCGGCGCTCGCCGCGAGCCTCGCCGCGCCGCTCGTCCTCGCGGCGAATGGGCATGGACGCGAGGCGTTCGTCTTCGCGGCCATGGCGGCGCTCTTGTGGTGGAAGCATCGCGATAATATCCGTCGTCTGCTGGCCGGCAACGAGAGCCGGATCGGGCAAAAGGCATGA
- a CDS encoding helix-turn-helix transcriptional regulator yields MAEFENLVDLIYRSATDPDLWPQAMHDLAACVDAAGGVILTRRADAWLGWRYSSAMAGVDAYLHSPAVATSQATVRLLAAERAGFVDAYDVFTPEEWLADPVMTHWGTPAGLRHAAALAAPMPTDDFVVVQVNRRIGQPPFEPADIARLDAFRPHLARAGFLAARWRLERLRAATEALALIGLPAAVLDTRGRALAANDLVEKMTRHVKWLPDDRLALADSTANGMLRRALADISAPAAATVRSFPARGRADDTVIVHLVPMTGQARDLFDGGCALMVVTPVAVRRAPDAALIRGLFDLTAAEANVASGIVEGLSPEQIAERHGTSRATVRCQLKGVFAKTGVGRQSQLAALLARQLELPYPPTK; encoded by the coding sequence ATGGCCGAATTCGAGAATCTCGTCGATCTGATCTATCGCTCGGCCACGGACCCGGATTTATGGCCGCAGGCGATGCATGATCTCGCCGCCTGCGTGGATGCGGCGGGCGGCGTCATCCTCACTCGTCGGGCCGACGCATGGCTCGGATGGCGCTATTCGTCCGCTATGGCCGGGGTCGACGCTTATCTCCACTCGCCGGCCGTCGCGACGAGCCAGGCGACCGTCCGGCTGCTCGCCGCGGAAAGAGCCGGCTTCGTCGACGCCTATGATGTTTTTACGCCGGAGGAGTGGCTCGCCGATCCAGTGATGACGCATTGGGGAACCCCCGCCGGCCTGCGCCACGCCGCCGCCTTGGCCGCGCCCATGCCGACCGATGATTTCGTGGTGGTCCAGGTCAATCGCCGTATCGGCCAGCCTCCGTTCGAACCCGCCGACATCGCGCGTCTCGATGCGTTTCGTCCCCATCTCGCGCGGGCCGGATTCCTCGCGGCGCGTTGGCGCCTCGAGCGCCTGCGCGCGGCGACGGAGGCGCTCGCGCTGATCGGGCTTCCCGCCGCAGTCCTCGACACGCGCGGCAGAGCGCTCGCCGCCAACGACCTCGTCGAGAAGATGACGCGGCACGTCAAATGGCTGCCCGACGATCGCCTCGCGCTCGCCGATTCCACCGCCAATGGCATGCTTCGGCGCGCCTTGGCGGATATTTCCGCTCCCGCCGCCGCGACGGTCCGCTCCTTTCCCGCGAGAGGACGCGCCGACGATACGGTGATCGTCCATCTCGTTCCGATGACCGGCCAGGCGCGCGATCTCTTCGACGGCGGATGCGCCCTGATGGTCGTCACGCCGGTCGCCGTGCGCCGCGCTCCCGATGCGGCGCTGATCCGCGGTCTCTTCGATCTCACCGCCGCCGAAGCGAATGTCGCGAGCGGAATCGTCGAAGGCCTGTCGCCGGAGCAGATCGCCGAGCGGCACGGAACCTCGCGGGCGACCGTGCGCTGCCAGCTCAAGGGCGTCTTCGCCAAGACCGGCGTCGGCCGCCAATCTCAGCTCGCCGCTCTGCTCGCGCGTCAGCTCGAGCTCCCCTATCCGCCGACGAAATAG
- a CDS encoding HTH domain-containing protein, with protein MSRAGRLFELLQILRGRRRPVSGAELAREAGVSLRTLYRDIAALQTMGAEIEGEPGVGYVLRPGFLMPPLMFSEEEIEALELGAKWVAQRTDDGLSRAARSAMAKIGAVLPQDLRTRPEHDALIVGPGWRKIQPVELKLLRRALREERKLAISYSDGKGARTRRKVWPVALGFFESARVLVAWCELRGDFRHFRTDRIETAELLDERPPRRRHALQKDWRNSMLTESDSVSAYGRRASAPAKGDSMSELVFYTNPQSRGMIVHWLLEEIGAPYRVEVEDYGTTIKAPEFLAINPMGKVPAIRHGDAIVTEAAAICAYLADAFPQAALAPPPAARDAYYRWMFFAAGCLEPAMSNHSVGWDPSADMQRRFGYGCYAAVVDTLATALAGKRYIAGDAFSAADVYVGSMIGFGMRFGALEKRPEFEAYWRGLENRPARLRAVEQNEKLASRQAWAPA; from the coding sequence ATGTCTCGCGCTGGCCGCCTCTTCGAATTGCTGCAGATTCTGCGCGGCCGCCGACGTCCCGTCAGCGGCGCAGAGCTCGCGCGCGAGGCCGGCGTCTCCTTGCGCACGCTCTATCGCGACATCGCCGCGCTGCAGACCATGGGCGCGGAGATCGAAGGCGAGCCGGGGGTCGGCTATGTTCTGCGTCCCGGCTTTCTGATGCCGCCGCTGATGTTCTCCGAGGAGGAGATCGAAGCGCTGGAGCTCGGCGCCAAATGGGTCGCGCAGCGCACCGACGACGGGCTCTCGCGCGCGGCGCGGAGCGCCATGGCGAAAATCGGCGCGGTTCTGCCGCAAGATCTACGGACGAGACCGGAGCATGACGCGCTCATCGTCGGCCCGGGATGGCGCAAGATCCAGCCTGTCGAGCTGAAGCTGCTGCGCCGCGCGCTGCGCGAGGAGCGCAAGCTCGCCATCTCCTACAGCGACGGGAAAGGCGCGCGCACGCGACGCAAGGTCTGGCCGGTGGCGCTCGGCTTTTTCGAATCCGCCCGCGTGCTCGTCGCCTGGTGCGAGCTGAGAGGCGACTTCCGCCATTTCCGCACCGACCGGATCGAGACGGCGGAGCTGTTGGACGAGCGCCCGCCGCGCCGCCGCCATGCGCTGCAAAAAGACTGGCGCAACTCTATGCTGACAGAATCTGACAGCGTCTCGGCCTATGGACGTCGCGCGTCTGCGCCGGCAAAAGGAGATTCCATGTCCGAACTCGTTTTCTACACCAATCCGCAATCGCGCGGCATGATCGTCCATTGGCTCCTCGAGGAGATCGGCGCGCCCTATAGGGTCGAGGTCGAGGACTATGGGACCACGATCAAAGCGCCGGAATTTCTGGCGATCAATCCCATGGGCAAGGTGCCGGCGATCCGCCATGGCGATGCGATCGTGACCGAAGCCGCCGCGATCTGCGCCTATCTCGCCGACGCCTTTCCACAGGCCGCGCTCGCGCCGCCGCCCGCCGCGCGCGACGCCTATTATCGCTGGATGTTCTTCGCCGCCGGCTGCCTGGAGCCGGCGATGTCCAATCATTCCGTCGGCTGGGATCCTTCGGCGGATATGCAGCGCCGCTTCGGCTACGGCTGCTACGCCGCCGTCGTGGACACGCTGGCGACGGCGTTGGCGGGCAAGCGCTACATCGCCGGCGACGCCTTCAGCGCGGCCGATGTCTATGTCGGCTCGATGATCGGCTTCGGCATGCGCTTCGGCGCGTTGGAGAAGCGGCCCGAGTTCGAAGCCTATTGGCGCGGCCTCGAGAACCGCCCGGCGCGGCTGCGCGCCGTCGAGCAGAATGAGAAGCTCGCTTCACGGCAGGCCTGGGCCCCGGCCTGA
- the gatC gene encoding Asp-tRNA(Asn)/Glu-tRNA(Gln) amidotransferase subunit GatC, which produces MSVDQATVRRIAHLARIAVEDEEVERLGAELNAILDFVAELSGVDVEGVEPLTSVLPMQMKKRKDVVTDGGFADAILANAPEKEDHYFVVPKVIE; this is translated from the coding sequence ATGTCCGTCGATCAGGCGACTGTCCGCCGCATCGCCCATCTCGCGCGCATCGCCGTCGAGGATGAAGAGGTCGAGCGCCTCGGCGCGGAGCTCAACGCAATATTGGATTTCGTCGCCGAGCTGTCGGGCGTCGACGTCGAAGGCGTCGAGCCTTTGACATCCGTCCTGCCCATGCAAATGAAGAAACGGAAAGACGTCGTCACCGACGGCGGCTTCGCCGACGCCATTCTGGCCAATGCGCCGGAAAAGGAAGACCATTATTTCGTCGTGCCCAAGGTCATCGAATAA
- the gatB gene encoding Asp-tRNA(Asn)/Glu-tRNA(Gln) amidotransferase subunit GatB, with protein sequence MNTRETQPSKLIKGATGDWEIVVGMEIHAQVTSKAKLFSGASAEYGGEPNDHVSLVDAAMPGMLPVINEECVRQAVRTGLGLQAKINLRSVFDRKNYFYPDLPQGYQISQYKHPIVGEGEVIVDVTPSERITVGIERLHLEQDAGKSIHDLSATESHVDLNRSGVALMEIVSKPDIRSAEEARAYVSKLRTILRYIGSCDGNMEQGSLRADVNVSVRKPGAPFGTRCEIKNVNSIRFIGQAVEVEARRQIGILEDGGVISQETRLFDPGKGETRSMRSKEEAHDYRYFPDPDLLPLEFDQPYVDALKAELPELPDEKRARFVADYGLPPYDAGVLVAERASADFFEEAAKGRDAKLVANWVINELFGRLNKEGLDITRSPVSAAAIGAIVDLISQGVISGKLGKDLFEIVWQEGGDPREIVETRGLKQVTDTGAIEKAIDEIIAANPDKVAQAKAKPTMLGWFVGQVMKATGGKANPQAVNELLKSRLGV encoded by the coding sequence ATGAACACGCGCGAGACGCAGCCCAGCAAACTCATCAAAGGCGCGACCGGCGACTGGGAGATCGTCGTCGGCATGGAGATCCACGCCCAGGTGACGAGCAAGGCCAAGCTCTTCTCCGGCGCCAGCGCGGAATATGGCGGCGAGCCCAATGACCATGTCTCGCTCGTCGACGCCGCCATGCCCGGAATGCTGCCGGTCATAAATGAGGAATGCGTCCGCCAAGCCGTTCGCACCGGGCTCGGCCTGCAGGCGAAGATCAATCTGCGTTCAGTGTTCGATCGGAAGAATTATTTCTATCCCGACCTGCCGCAGGGCTATCAGATTTCTCAGTACAAGCATCCGATCGTCGGCGAGGGCGAGGTGATCGTCGATGTGACGCCTAGCGAGCGCATCACCGTCGGCATAGAGCGGCTGCATCTCGAGCAGGACGCCGGCAAGTCCATCCACGATCTCTCGGCCACCGAGAGCCACGTGGATTTGAACCGCTCCGGCGTCGCGCTGATGGAGATCGTGTCGAAGCCGGACATTCGCTCGGCGGAGGAGGCGCGCGCCTATGTCTCCAAGCTGCGCACCATTTTGCGCTACATCGGCTCCTGCGACGGCAATATGGAGCAGGGCTCTCTGCGCGCCGACGTGAACGTCTCCGTGCGCAAGCCCGGCGCGCCCTTCGGCACGCGCTGCGAGATCAAGAACGTCAACTCCATACGCTTCATCGGCCAGGCGGTGGAGGTGGAGGCGCGCCGCCAGATCGGTATTCTCGAGGATGGCGGCGTCATCTCGCAGGAGACGCGCCTCTTCGATCCCGGCAAGGGCGAGACGCGCTCCATGCGCTCCAAGGAGGAGGCGCACGATTACCGCTATTTCCCGGACCCGGATCTGCTGCCGCTCGAATTCGACCAGCCCTATGTCGACGCGCTGAAGGCCGAACTGCCGGAGCTGCCGGACGAGAAGCGCGCGCGCTTCGTCGCCGATTACGGCCTGCCGCCCTATGACGCAGGCGTTCTCGTCGCCGAGCGCGCGAGCGCCGACTTCTTCGAGGAGGCGGCGAAAGGCCGCGACGCCAAGCTCGTCGCCAATTGGGTCATCAATGAATTGTTCGGCCGCCTCAACAAGGAAGGTCTCGACATTACGCGTTCGCCCGTGTCCGCTGCGGCGATCGGCGCCATCGTCGATCTCATTTCGCAGGGCGTCATCTCGGGCAAGCTCGGCAAGGATTTGTTCGAGATCGTCTGGCAAGAGGGCGGCGATCCGCGCGAGATCGTCGAGACACGCGGTCTGAAGCAGGTGACCGACACCGGCGCGATCGAAAAGGCGATCGACGAGATCATCGCCGCCAATCCAGACAAGGTCGCGCAAGCGAAGGCGAAGCCGACGATGCTCGGCTGGTTCGTCGGCCAGGTGATGAAGGCGACCGGCGGAAAGGCTAATCCGCAAGCCGTCAATGAGTTGCTGAAGAGCCGCCTCGGCGTCTGA
- the ruvX gene encoding Holliday junction resolvase RuvX, whose product MTAGPKTLEELAALLPQKRRLMGLDIGTKTIGLGLSDVERRLATPLETIRRVKFTKDAERLAALLAQFEIGALIVGLPLNMDGSEGPRAQATRAFMRNFDATRRMPYAFWDERLSTAAVTRELLAQDVSRAKRAEVVDRMAAAYILQGALDRLGRLATGG is encoded by the coding sequence ATGACCGCCGGACCAAAGACGCTCGAGGAGCTCGCCGCGCTGCTGCCGCAAAAGCGCCGGCTGATGGGGCTCGACATCGGCACGAAGACGATCGGCCTGGGGCTGTCGGACGTCGAACGCCGGCTGGCGACGCCGCTCGAGACGATACGCCGCGTGAAATTCACCAAGGACGCCGAACGTCTCGCTGCGCTCCTCGCGCAATTCGAGATCGGCGCGCTGATCGTCGGCCTGCCGCTCAACATGGACGGGTCTGAAGGCCCGCGCGCGCAAGCGACACGGGCCTTCATGCGCAATTTCGACGCGACGCGACGAATGCCCTACGCCTTCTGGGACGAGCGGCTTTCGACGGCCGCAGTCACCAGAGAGCTGCTGGCGCAGGACGTTTCGCGCGCCAAACGGGCCGAGGTCGTGGATCGCATGGCCGCGGCCTATATTCTGCAAGGCGCCCTAGACAGGCTGGGGCGCCTCGCTACGGGAGGCTAG
- a CDS encoding DUF1036 domain-containing protein has protein sequence MSGRSTPFVIISCCLCAISAARADFRLCNNTTNRVSVALAYTDGRNWLSEGWWNLRSSACETLLRGPLAAQYYYVYAMDERGGEWKGKAFMCTRDREFRIDGRDDCFARGFDRTGFFEIDTGRDAKNWTVQLTDPTPSSTQ, from the coding sequence ATGTCCGGCCGCTCGACTCCGTTTGTGATCATTTCGTGTTGTCTTTGCGCTATATCCGCTGCGAGAGCGGATTTTCGGCTGTGCAACAACACGACGAATCGGGTGAGCGTGGCCTTGGCCTATACGGACGGACGCAATTGGCTGTCGGAAGGGTGGTGGAATTTGCGCTCCTCGGCCTGCGAGACTTTGTTGCGCGGACCGCTCGCGGCGCAGTACTATTACGTATATGCGATGGACGAGCGTGGCGGAGAATGGAAGGGCAAGGCGTTCATGTGTACGCGTGATCGCGAATTCCGCATCGACGGGCGGGACGATTGCTTCGCGCGCGGCTTCGACCGCACGGGCTTCTTCGAGATCGACACGGGGCGTGACGCCAAGAATTGGACGGTGCAGCTCACCGATCCGACGCCGTCCTCGACACAGTGA
- the gatA gene encoding Asp-tRNA(Asn)/Glu-tRNA(Gln) amidotransferase subunit GatA, whose product MSDPTHFSLAEARDALVSKKLSAVELTRAHVEAIETARALNAFITETPELALEAARESDVRLARGEARPLEGLPLGIKDLYCTKGVRTTAGSRILDGFTPTYDSTVSANLWRDGAVMLGKLNLDEFAMGSSNETSAFGPVVSPWRRKKDGGFDDAKIVPGGSSGGSSAAVAARLALGATATDTGGSIRQPAAFTGTVGIKPTYGRCSRWGIVAFASSLDQAGPITRTVRDAAIMLRSMAGHDPKDTTSVDAPVPDYEAAIGASVKGRRIGIPKEYRIGGGAEINALWDQGVAWLRDAGAEIVEISLPHTRYALPAYYIIAPAEASSNLARYDGVRYGLREKGRDIAGMYEKTRAKGFGAEVRRRVMIGAYVLSHGYYDAFYVRAQKIRSLIKRDFDEAFAAGVDAVLTPATPSTAFAQGEKGAADPVEMYLNDIFTVTVNMAGLPGIAVPGGLGADGLPLGLQLIGRPFDEATLFSLAAALESAAPKIDFPQPWWTEAK is encoded by the coding sequence ATGTCCGATCCTACGCATTTCTCCCTCGCCGAGGCGCGCGACGCGCTCGTTTCGAAGAAACTGTCGGCGGTCGAGCTGACCCGCGCCCATGTCGAGGCGATCGAGACCGCGCGCGCGCTCAACGCCTTCATCACCGAGACGCCGGAGCTCGCGCTGGAGGCGGCGCGCGAGAGCGACGTGCGCCTCGCCCGCGGCGAGGCGCGCCCGCTCGAGGGTCTGCCGCTCGGCATAAAGGATCTCTATTGCACCAAGGGCGTGCGCACCACGGCGGGGAGCCGCATCCTCGACGGCTTCACGCCTACTTACGACTCGACCGTGTCCGCCAATCTCTGGCGCGACGGCGCGGTGATGCTGGGCAAGCTCAACCTCGACGAATTCGCGATGGGCTCGTCCAATGAGACGAGCGCCTTCGGCCCCGTCGTCTCGCCCTGGCGACGCAAGAAGGATGGCGGCTTCGACGACGCGAAGATCGTTCCCGGCGGCTCCTCGGGCGGGTCTTCCGCCGCTGTCGCGGCGCGTCTCGCGCTGGGCGCCACGGCGACCGACACGGGCGGCTCCATTCGCCAGCCGGCGGCTTTCACCGGCACCGTGGGCATAAAGCCGACCTATGGCCGTTGCTCGCGCTGGGGCATTGTCGCCTTCGCCTCCTCGCTCGATCAGGCCGGGCCGATCACGCGCACGGTGCGCGACGCGGCAATCATGTTGCGCTCCATGGCAGGCCATGATCCCAAGGACACGACCAGCGTCGACGCGCCCGTTCCCGATTACGAGGCGGCGATCGGCGCCTCGGTGAAGGGCCGCCGCATCGGCATCCCCAAGGAATACCGCATCGGCGGCGGCGCCGAGATCAATGCGCTCTGGGACCAGGGCGTCGCCTGGCTGCGCGACGCAGGCGCGGAGATCGTAGAGATTTCCCTGCCGCATACGCGCTATGCGCTGCCGGCCTATTACATCATCGCTCCGGCGGAGGCCTCCTCCAATCTCGCGCGCTATGACGGCGTGCGCTACGGCCTGCGCGAGAAGGGCCGCGACATCGCCGGCATGTATGAGAAGACGCGCGCCAAGGGTTTTGGAGCCGAGGTGCGTCGCCGCGTGATGATCGGCGCCTATGTGCTCTCGCATGGCTATTACGACGCCTTTTATGTGCGCGCGCAAAAAATCCGCAGCCTCATCAAGCGCGATTTCGACGAGGCTTTCGCGGCCGGCGTCGACGCCGTGCTGACGCCCGCGACGCCTTCCACCGCCTTCGCGCAGGGTGAGAAGGGCGCGGCCGATCCCGTCGAAATGTATCTCAACGACATTTTCACCGTGACGGTGAATATGGCGGGCCTGCCGGGCATAGCCGTGCCGGGCGGGCTCGGCGCCGACGGATTGCCGCTCGGCCTGCAGCTCATCGGCCGCCCCTTCGACGAGGCGACCTTGTTCTCGCTGGCCGCGGCGCTGGAGAGCGCCGCTCCGAAGATCGACTTCCCGCAGCCCTGGTGGACCGAGGCGAAATGA
- the hemB gene encoding porphobilinogen synthase, which produces MESSGNKISASSARLTLATRPRRNRKSEWARRLVRETRLTADDLIWPVFLLDGVGRCEPIASMPGVYRYSIDTALEAIEEAASLGVPAVALFPNTDPALRDPHGSAALDPENLVCLACRAIKKAVPDIGIITDVALDPYTSHGHDGLLIGDEIVNDETVAVLAAQAVNQARAGADVIAPSDMMDGRIGAIRAALDAEGFESVQIMSYAAKYASAFYGPFRDAIGTNKTLRGDKRTYQMDPANSDEALREVALDLEQGADMVMVKPGMPYLDIVRRVVDAFHAPTFAYQVSGEYSMIEAAVANGWLDGERAMMESLTAFKRAGAAGVLTYYAPRAAALLRRG; this is translated from the coding sequence ATGGAGTCTTCCGGAAACAAAATCAGCGCGTCATCCGCGCGGCTCACGCTCGCGACGCGCCCGCGCCGCAATCGCAAGAGCGAATGGGCGCGCCGCCTCGTGCGCGAGACGCGGCTCACCGCCGACGATCTGATCTGGCCGGTGTTTCTGCTCGACGGCGTAGGGCGCTGCGAGCCGATCGCGTCCATGCCGGGCGTCTATCGCTATTCGATCGACACGGCGCTGGAGGCGATAGAGGAGGCGGCTTCGCTCGGCGTGCCGGCGGTCGCGCTCTTTCCCAACACCGATCCTGCGCTGCGCGATCCGCATGGCTCGGCGGCGCTCGATCCCGAAAATCTCGTCTGCCTCGCCTGCCGCGCGATAAAAAAGGCGGTTCCCGACATAGGGATTATCACCGATGTCGCGCTCGACCCCTATACGAGCCACGGCCATGACGGGCTGCTGATCGGTGACGAGATCGTCAATGACGAGACCGTCGCCGTGCTGGCGGCGCAGGCGGTCAATCAGGCGCGCGCCGGCGCCGATGTCATCGCGCCCTCGGATATGATGGACGGCCGCATCGGCGCGATCCGCGCCGCGCTCGACGCCGAGGGGTTCGAGAGCGTCCAGATCATGAGCTACGCCGCCAAATACGCCTCGGCCTTCTACGGGCCGTTCCGCGACGCCATCGGCACCAATAAGACTCTGCGCGGCGACAAGCGCACCTATCAGATGGACCCCGCCAACTCGGACGAGGCGCTGCGCGAGGTGGCGCTCGACCTCGAGCAGGGCGCCGATATGGTGATGGTCAAGCCGGGCATGCCCTATCTCGACATCGTGCGGCGCGTCGTCGACGCCTTCCACGCGCCGACCTTCGCCTATCAGGTGTCCGGCGAATATTCGATGATCGAGGCCGCCGTCGCCAATGGCTGGCTGGACGGCGAGCGCGCGATGATGGAGAGCCTCACCGCCTTCAAGCGTGCGGGCGCGGCCGGCGTTCTCACTTATTACGCGCCGCGCGCCGCCGCCTTGCTGCGCCGCGGCTGA
- a CDS encoding chorismate mutase, with amino-acid sequence MTRRAEAAKLEPRDEMSDVRATIDSLDDELVALLARRQRQIERAAAVKPSLGIPARVPERVDEVLARVAAAAEREGLAGEVAQALWRALIEWSIAHEERLMGEREQGEAPSRS; translated from the coding sequence ATGACGCGCAGAGCAGAGGCCGCAAAGCTCGAACCGCGCGACGAAATGTCGGACGTGCGCGCCACTATAGACTCGCTCGACGACGAGCTCGTCGCGCTGCTCGCCCGCCGCCAGCGCCAGATCGAGCGCGCCGCCGCCGTGAAGCCGTCTCTGGGCATTCCGGCGCGCGTGCCCGAGCGCGTCGACGAAGTGCTGGCGCGCGTCGCCGCCGCGGCGGAGCGTGAAGGACTCGCCGGCGAAGTGGCGCAAGCGCTGTGGCGCGCGCTGATCGAATGGTCGATAGCCCATGAGGAACGGCTGATGGGCGAGCGCGAGCAGGGCGAGGCGCCTTCGCGCTCCTGA
- the dprA gene encoding DNA-processing protein DprA produces the protein MSEPPSASRLSEEQLFHWLRLIRSENVGPRTFRQLVNKFGGAQAALEALPDLLARSAHGRMIRIAEPDDVRAEMARAQKLGVRFVALGDADYPAPLRAIEAAPPLLALRGSAEILSRPCVAIVGSRNASAAGLTFAERLAQGLARENYIIVSGLARGVDLAAHRASLAAGTIAVLAGGHARPYPSEHLPLIEEIVARGGAVVTEMPLEWEPRGRDFPRRNRIVSGLSRGVVVVEAARRSGSLITARFAMEQGREVFAVPGSPLDPRAEGTNDLLRQGATLCAGADDVTRALAASAGRQGDLFGEGEGVRAEEPFWEEMDDLFSLQERATNFAHDRPPPLAQEDYPASARRIALATADDETEAIDPVARIMALLGPAPVAVDDLVRAAGLPAREVNAALLELDLAGRLARHGSNLVSLV, from the coding sequence ATGAGCGAGCCGCCCTCCGCGAGCCGTTTGTCGGAGGAGCAGCTCTTTCACTGGCTGCGGCTGATACGTTCGGAGAATGTCGGGCCGCGGACTTTTCGTCAGCTCGTCAACAAATTCGGCGGCGCGCAGGCGGCGCTGGAGGCGCTTCCCGATCTGCTCGCGCGCTCCGCTCATGGGCGGATGATCCGCATCGCCGAGCCGGACGACGTGCGCGCCGAGATGGCGCGCGCGCAAAAGCTCGGCGTGCGTTTCGTCGCGCTCGGCGACGCCGATTATCCTGCGCCGCTGCGCGCGATCGAGGCGGCGCCGCCGTTGCTCGCGTTGCGCGGCTCGGCGGAAATTCTGTCGCGGCCCTGTGTCGCCATCGTCGGCTCGCGCAACGCCTCGGCCGCCGGGCTCACTTTCGCCGAGCGTCTTGCGCAAGGGCTCGCGCGGGAAAATTACATCATCGTCTCGGGCCTCGCGCGGGGCGTCGATCTCGCCGCCCATCGCGCGAGTCTCGCCGCAGGAACCATCGCCGTCCTCGCCGGCGGCCATGCGCGACCCTATCCGTCCGAGCATCTGCCGCTCATCGAGGAGATCGTCGCGCGGGGCGGCGCGGTGGTGACGGAAATGCCGCTCGAATGGGAGCCGCGCGGCCGCGATTTCCCACGCCGCAACCGCATCGTGTCGGGCCTGTCGCGCGGCGTCGTCGTCGTCGAGGCGGCGCGTCGCTCGGGCTCGCTCATCACCGCGCGATTCGCGATGGAGCAGGGCCGCGAGGTGTTCGCCGTCCCCGGCTCGCCGCTCGATCCGCGCGCCGAAGGGACCAATGATCTCCTGCGCCAAGGCGCGACGCTCTGCGCGGGGGCGGACGACGTCACGCGCGCGCTCGCCGCGAGCGCCGGTCGACAGGGCGATCTGTTCGGGGAAGGGGAGGGCGTTCGCGCCGAGGAGCCGTTCTGGGAAGAAATGGACGATTTGTTTTCCCTGCAGGAACGGGCGACGAATTTCGCGCATGATCGTCCTCCGCCGCTCGCGCAGGAAGACTATCCGGCGAGCGCGCGGCGCATTGCGCTCGCAACCGCCGACGACGAGACGGAAGCGATCGACCCGGTCGCGCGGATCATGGCGCTGCTCGGCCCCGCGCCTGTCGCCGTCGACGATCTCGTGCGAGCGGCGGGTCTTCCGGCGCGCGAGGTCAACGCCGCGCTATTGGAACTCGATCTCGCCGGGCGCCTGGCGCGGCACGGGTCGAATCTCGTCTCTTTGGTGTGA